The bacterium genome segment ACGCGATCGTAGAGATCTGGCAGGCCAACGCCCGCGGGCGTTACCGGCACCCGATCGACCGGCGGTCGGTGCCGCTCGACCCCGCCTTTGTCGGGTTCGGACGCGCGGCCACCGACGATGCCGGGGCGTATTGGTTCGAGACCGTGAAGCCCGGCCTCGTGCCGTTCACCGCGGAGACGTGGCAGGCGCCTCACATCAACGTCGCGGTCTCCGCGCGCGGCCTCCTCAACCACCTGCTGACGCGGATCTACTTCGAGGACGAGCCGGGAAACCTCGAGGATCCGATCCTGCAACGAGTTCCCGAGCACCGGCGACGCAGCCTGGTCGCCGCGCGTGGGGCGACCGGCGGCCATGTCGTCTACCGCTTCGACATCGTGCTCCAGGGCGACGCGGAGACGGTCTTCTTCGATCTGTGACGTCCTCCCCCGGCCCGCGCCGCGGGGATTTCCTCGTGATGGGAGGTCGCGCAGCGTGGCGGATGTGGTGCCGCGTGGAACAGGTCGCCACTTCTCCGGGGGCCTGACGCCCGCGGTGTTCCCGCGATCCCGGCCGCGGCATCATGTAGGCCGGCGGAGCCCGGCGTGGT includes the following:
- the pcaG gene encoding protocatechuate 3,4-dioxygenase subunit alpha, with protein sequence AIVEIWQANARGRYRHPIDRRSVPLDPAFVGFGRAATDDAGAYWFETVKPGLVPFTAETWQAPHINVAVSARGLLNHLLTRIYFEDEPGNLEDPILQRVPEHRRRSLVAARGATGGHVVYRFDIVLQGDAETVFFDL